In one Brevibacterium sp. CBA3109 genomic region, the following are encoded:
- the rplK gene encoding 50S ribosomal protein L11, whose product MPPKKKVAGLVKLQIQAGAANPAPPIGPALAQHGVNIMEFCKAYNAATESQRGNIIPVEITVFEDRSFTFVLKTPPAAELIKKAAGVKSGSATPHTDKVAHLSADQVRDIANVKMPDLNANDLDQADRIIAGTARSMGVTTDIEV is encoded by the coding sequence ATGCCTCCCAAGAAAAAGGTAGCCGGCCTCGTCAAGCTCCAGATTCAGGCAGGTGCCGCTAACCCGGCGCCTCCGATTGGTCCGGCGCTTGCCCAGCACGGCGTCAACATCATGGAATTCTGCAAGGCCTACAACGCCGCAACAGAGTCCCAGCGCGGGAACATCATTCCCGTTGAGATCACCGTGTTCGAAGACCGTTCGTTCACCTTCGTTCTCAAGACCCCACCGGCTGCAGAACTCATCAAGAAGGCTGCAGGCGTGAAGTCAGGTTCGGCTACTCCTCACACCGACAAGGTTGCTCACCTGAGCGCCGATCAGGTTCGCGACATCGCGAATGTGAAGATGCCCGACCTCAACGCCAATGACCTGGATCAGGCTGACCGCATCATCGCTGGCACTGCTCGCTCCATGGGCGTGACCACCGACATCGAGGTCTGA
- the rplA gene encoding 50S ribosomal protein L1, whose amino-acid sequence MAKRSKAYEAAAEKIAADVTYDPAQAIALAKETTVAKYDATVEVALRLGVDPRKADQMVRGTVNLPHGTGKTARVLVFAAGDRAEAAREAGADFVGSDDLLEKVADGFTDFDSAVATPDMMGKVGRLGKVLGPRGLMPNPKTGTVTMDVAKAVTEIKGGKIEFRVDKHSNLHFIIGKVSFSDEALQENFDAAIEEILRLKPSSSKGRYISKATVTTSNGPAVPIDGSSMRVI is encoded by the coding sequence ATGGCAAAGCGTTCAAAGGCCTATGAGGCCGCGGCAGAGAAGATTGCCGCAGATGTGACATACGATCCGGCTCAGGCAATCGCCCTGGCCAAAGAGACCACGGTGGCAAAGTACGATGCCACCGTCGAGGTCGCCCTCCGCCTGGGTGTTGACCCACGTAAGGCGGACCAGATGGTGCGCGGCACCGTCAACCTTCCGCATGGTACCGGTAAGACCGCCCGGGTCCTGGTGTTCGCTGCCGGCGACCGTGCAGAAGCTGCCCGTGAAGCAGGTGCTGACTTTGTCGGTTCCGATGACCTGCTGGAGAAGGTGGCCGATGGCTTCACCGACTTCGACTCGGCTGTTGCCACCCCTGACATGATGGGCAAGGTCGGACGTCTGGGTAAGGTGCTGGGTCCTCGTGGCCTGATGCCGAACCCCAAGACCGGCACCGTGACCATGGATGTTGCTAAGGCCGTGACCGAGATCAAGGGCGGAAAGATCGAATTCCGCGTCGACAAGCACTCGAACCTGCACTTCATCATCGGGAAGGTCTCCTTCTCGGACGAAGCACTGCAGGAGAACTTCGATGCAGCCATCGAAGAGATCCTTCGTCTGAAGCCGAGCTCCTCGAAGGGCCGCTACATCTCGAAGGCAACCGTGACGACATCGAACGGTCCTGCCGTTCCGATCGACGGTTCATCGATGCGTGTGATCTGA
- a CDS encoding helix-turn-helix domain-containing protein, giving the protein MHSTPLLRDDYQRIVRRAHDNLASLTAPDTTGPGVRPAVLESWNRSLGRLRDPAGVRVRMAYEADQLAEVRRRHPFHSIMGLLRSHLIEPAKEAGLLVALGDEQGRLLWVEGERAVRIRAESMGFVPGTDWSEDVMGTSAPGLALRSGSAVQISQAEHFSAEVHSWSCSAVPVTHPLTGQVLGIIDVTGGDDAVSSIVLPLLNSTAQAAGAGLSKLYSPDSGGLFPVGTGQGAYLEVTGVRPQLSGSDGTRITLSRRHAEIMLLLADNPDGISGAGLADRLWAFGGSEVTVRAEIARLRRTINHLGDLRLEARPYRLRGDIDSDVERTYRGLAQGDVETAFNFYQGHVLPDSDAPGVREIGAQLQALIRESLLQDGTWQQLWRYAGLAEARDDSEVLMAVLRLAPPEAPERNAAVVRLEALGY; this is encoded by the coding sequence ATGCATTCGACTCCGCTGCTTCGCGACGACTATCAGCGCATTGTTCGTCGCGCCCATGACAATTTGGCGTCACTGACTGCACCGGACACCACAGGCCCCGGTGTCCGCCCCGCTGTCCTCGAATCCTGGAACCGATCCCTTGGCCGGCTTCGCGATCCGGCCGGAGTGCGTGTGCGCATGGCCTATGAGGCCGATCAGCTCGCTGAGGTGAGACGCCGGCATCCGTTCCACTCCATCATGGGTCTGCTGCGGTCACATCTGATCGAACCTGCCAAGGAGGCAGGGCTGCTGGTGGCGCTCGGCGATGAGCAGGGGCGTCTCCTGTGGGTCGAGGGCGAGCGCGCTGTTCGCATCCGCGCCGAGTCCATGGGCTTCGTCCCGGGCACTGACTGGTCGGAGGACGTGATGGGCACCTCTGCACCCGGTCTCGCGCTGCGCTCGGGCAGTGCCGTGCAGATCAGTCAGGCCGAACACTTCTCCGCCGAAGTGCACTCGTGGAGCTGCAGTGCAGTGCCTGTGACCCATCCGCTGACCGGTCAGGTTCTGGGCATCATCGATGTCACCGGCGGCGATGACGCAGTGTCGTCCATTGTCCTGCCGTTGCTGAATTCGACGGCGCAGGCTGCCGGTGCCGGGCTGTCCAAGCTCTACTCCCCGGACTCCGGTGGGCTGTTTCCTGTCGGCACTGGTCAAGGTGCTTACCTCGAAGTCACGGGAGTGCGTCCCCAGCTCTCCGGCTCGGACGGCACCCGGATCACGCTGTCGAGACGCCACGCTGAGATCATGCTGCTCCTGGCCGACAACCCCGACGGGATCAGCGGTGCAGGGCTCGCCGACAGGCTGTGGGCGTTCGGCGGAAGTGAAGTCACGGTCCGTGCGGAGATCGCGCGTCTGCGCAGAACCATCAACCACCTCGGCGATCTGCGCCTCGAAGCCCGGCCCTACCGTCTGCGGGGAGACATCGACAGTGACGTCGAACGCACGTACCGGGGCCTGGCCCAAGGTGACGTGGAGACTGCGTTCAACTTCTATCAGGGGCATGTGCTCCCCGATTCCGACGCCCCCGGAGTTCGGGAGATCGGTGCGCAGCTGCAGGCGCTGATTCGGGAAAGCCTCCTGCAGGACGGGACCTGGCAGCAGCTGTGGCGATATGCGGGGCTGGCCGAGGCTCGCGATGATTCGGAAGTGCTGATGGCGGTGCTGCGGCTGGCCCCGCCCGAAGCGCCGGAACGCAACGCAGCCGTGGTACGACTTGAGGCCCTCGGATACTGA
- a CDS encoding aldehyde dehydrogenase family protein — MTVYAQPGRDGSLVTFKPRYENFIGGGWVAPANGNYFENPTPITGKTFCEVPASTAEDIELALDAAHKAAPAWGKTSVAERAVILNKIADRIEENLEMIAVAETWDNGKAVRECLNADIPLAIDHFRYFAGAIRAQEGGLSQIDDDTVAYHFHEPLGVVGQIIPWNFPILMGVWKIAPALAAGNAIVLKPAEQTPASILVLVELIADLLPDGVLNVVNGFGLEAGKPLASNKRIRKIAFTGETTTGRLIMQYASQNIIPVTLELGGKSPNIFFDDVNAKDDAYWDKAQEGFTMFALNQGEVCTCPSRALVQESIADPFLDAVAERTKKIVQGNPLDTDTMMGAQASNDQFEKIMSYLDIGKQEGAEVLTGGARADLGGDLSGGYYVQPTIFKGNNRMRIFQEEIFGPVVSVATFSDYDDAISTANDTLYGLGAGVWSRNGNIAYRAGRDIQAGRVWVNNYHAYPAHAAFGGYKASGIGRENHLMMLDHYQQTKNLLVSYSENAQGFF, encoded by the coding sequence ATGACTGTTTACGCTCAGCCTGGTCGAGACGGATCGCTCGTCACCTTCAAGCCACGGTACGAGAACTTCATCGGCGGAGGGTGGGTCGCTCCCGCCAATGGAAACTATTTCGAGAACCCGACACCCATCACGGGCAAGACGTTCTGCGAGGTGCCCGCCAGTACTGCTGAGGACATCGAACTCGCACTCGACGCCGCACACAAAGCGGCTCCCGCCTGGGGCAAGACCTCTGTCGCCGAGCGAGCGGTGATCTTGAACAAGATCGCTGATCGGATCGAGGAGAACCTCGAGATGATAGCGGTGGCCGAGACCTGGGACAACGGCAAGGCGGTCCGTGAATGCCTCAACGCCGACATTCCCCTGGCCATCGATCACTTCCGCTATTTCGCCGGGGCGATCCGGGCGCAGGAGGGCGGCCTGTCGCAGATCGATGACGACACGGTGGCCTATCATTTCCACGAGCCGCTCGGCGTGGTCGGCCAGATCATTCCCTGGAACTTCCCGATCCTCATGGGCGTGTGGAAGATCGCGCCGGCTCTGGCAGCAGGCAATGCCATCGTCCTCAAGCCTGCCGAACAGACTCCGGCCTCTATCCTCGTCCTCGTCGAACTCATTGCAGACCTACTGCCCGATGGTGTCCTCAACGTCGTCAACGGCTTCGGGCTCGAAGCGGGCAAGCCCCTGGCGTCGAACAAGCGAATTAGGAAGATCGCGTTCACCGGTGAGACGACCACAGGCCGTCTCATCATGCAGTACGCTTCCCAGAACATCATTCCGGTCACCCTCGAGCTCGGCGGCAAGTCCCCGAACATCTTCTTCGACGACGTCAACGCCAAGGATGACGCCTACTGGGACAAGGCTCAAGAGGGCTTCACCATGTTCGCGCTCAATCAGGGAGAAGTCTGCACCTGTCCGTCCCGTGCACTGGTCCAGGAATCGATCGCCGATCCCTTCCTCGACGCGGTGGCAGAACGGACGAAGAAGATCGTGCAGGGCAACCCTCTCGACACCGACACCATGATGGGTGCGCAGGCCTCGAACGACCAATTCGAGAAGATCATGTCCTACCTCGACATCGGAAAGCAGGAAGGCGCTGAGGTGCTCACTGGCGGAGCCCGGGCCGACCTCGGCGGGGACCTGTCCGGAGGCTATTACGTGCAGCCGACTATCTTCAAGGGCAACAATAGGATGCGGATCTTCCAGGAGGAGATCTTCGGCCCCGTCGTGTCGGTGGCCACCTTCAGCGACTACGACGACGCCATCTCCACGGCGAACGACACACTCTACGGACTGGGCGCCGGAGTCTGGTCGCGCAACGGCAACATCGCCTACCGCGCGGGCCGTGACATCCAGGCTGGACGCGTGTGGGTCAACAACTACCACGCCTACCCGGCGCATGCGGCCTTTGGCGGCTACAAGGCCTCCGGCATCGGGCGTGAGAACCACCTGATGATGCTCGACCACTACCAGCAGACGAAGAACCTGCTGGTCAGCTACTCGGAGAACGCTCAGGGCTTCTTCTGA